One Nicotiana sylvestris chromosome 12, ASM39365v2, whole genome shotgun sequence genomic window carries:
- the LOC104225208 gene encoding transcription factor bHLH30-like, whose translation MPLACFVVKQARRPAAAVHQPRRPAAPNENQAGCPSPSIFTSSSHVRFISDTLGHVVHHQPAGSAPFGLQAELQKMTAQEIMDAKALAASKGHSEAERRRRERINNHLAKLRSLLPNTTKTDKASLLAEVIQHVKELKRQTSLIVETNPVPTEIDELTVDNVSDEFEDGKFVIKASLCCEDRSDLLPDLIKTLKALRLKTLKAEITTLGGRVRNVLFITGDHNYNQEDDLSTSS comes from the coding sequence ATGCCACTAGCCTGCTTCGTCGTCAAGCAAGCCAGACGTCCAGCTGCTGCCGTCCACCAACCTCGCCGGCCAGCAGCTCCAAACGAAAACCAAGCAGGTTGCCCATCGCCTTCCATCTTCACGTCGAGCAGCCATGTTCGGTTTATTTCGGATACTTTAGGTCATGTAGTTCATCATCAACCAGCCGGTTCAGCTCCTTTTGGTTTACAAGCTGAACTTCAAAAAATGACTGCTCAAGAAATTATGGATGCTAAAGCTCTTGCTGCTTCAAAAGGTCATAGTGAAGCTGAAAGGAGACGTAGAGAAAGAATCAATAATCATCTTGCTAAATTGCGAAGCCTTCTTCCCAATACTACAAAAACGGACAAAGCTTCATTGCTAGCTGAAGTGATACAACATGTGAAAGAGCTCAAAAGACAAACATCTTTAATAGTAGAAACAAATCCAGTTCCAACAGAGATAGATGAATTAACAGTGGATAATGTATCTGATGAATTCGAAGATGGTAAGTTTGTGATAAAAGCTTCACTTTGTTGTGAAGACAGGTCCGATCTTTTACCTGATTTAATCAAGACATTAAAAGCACTAAGGTTAAAAACATTAAAAGCTGAAATTACAACACTTGGTGGACGTGTGAGAAATGTTTTGTTCATAACTGGAGATCATAATTATAATCAAGAAGATGATTTGAGTACAAGTTCATGA